One window of Gavia stellata isolate bGavSte3 chromosome Z, bGavSte3.hap2, whole genome shotgun sequence genomic DNA carries:
- the RIMOC1 gene encoding RAB7A-interacting MON1-CCZ1 complex subunit 1, which yields MAEAGGAKAGGAVSALRPRLAVLGRRLAARRGAGGDDTFLAKGSATLDKLKDLCNERKEHAPTLLQLYTQAVLDITYFEENQLVDEDFPEESSLQKVKELICILSEPENLVRECNINQEPMNILGAELLECLYWRKGALLYMYCHTGKERSEWLQENIAIFKKCLNDGVHYLMKMLSLRCPIQLNEDVSLQDKDTARLLSEGVFSDTHLLAMMYSGEMCYWGLRHCGEGKQESLETIDSVSNSDLGCRSQSVSLDFRETGKNMLRKYVALCEGPLKGQGWNTTTAKQMLCYLVKSHE from the exons ATGGCGGAGGCGGGGGGTGCCAAGGCGGGGGGTGCGGTGTCCGCGCTGCGGCCGCGGCTGGCGGTGCTGGGCCGGCGGCTGGCGGCGCGCAGGGGAGCGGGCGGCGACG ataCCTTCTTAGCAAAGGGCTCCGCTACTCTGGACAAATTGAAGGACCTCtgtaatgaaaggaaagaacatGCTCCCACGCTTTTGCAGCTCTATACGCAG GCTGTCTTAGACATTACGTATTTTGAGGAAAACCAGCTTGTGGATGAAGATTTTCCGGAAGAATCTTCCTTGCAAAAAGTTAAAGAACTTATTTGTATTCTTTCAGAACCAGAAAACCTAGTGAGGGAATGCAACATAAATCAAGAA CCCATGAACATCCTTGGTGCAGAGTTGTTAGAATGTCTTTACTGGAGAAAAGGAGCCCTGCTTTACATGTATTGTcatacaggaaaagaaaggagtgaATGGCTACAAGAAAACATTGCCATATTTAAAAAG TGTCTTAATGATGGAGTTCATTACTTGATGAAGATGCTTAGCCTTAGATGCCCTATTCAGCTAAATGAAGATGTCTCACTTCAAGATAAAGACACAGCTAGATTACTCagtgaag gtGTATTTAGTGACACTCACTTACTGGCGATGATGTACAGTGGAGAAATGTGCTACTGGGGACTGCGACACTGTGGAGAAGGGAAGCAGGAAAGCCTTGAGACAATAGATTCCGTCTCTAATAGTGACCTGGGCTGCAGATCACAGAGCGTGTCGCTGGATTTCCGAGAAACAGGCAAAAACATGTTAAGGAAGTATGTGGCTCTATGTGAGGGACCTTTAAAAGGCCAAGGGTGGAACACAacaactgcaaaacaaatgctATGTTACCTGGTGAAATCCCACGAGTAA